In the genome of Paenibacillus pabuli, one region contains:
- a CDS encoding YwhD family protein, producing the protein MDQNEQNGKKQIALNIVSAKSKHKGFGAGSIDLNNLSPVIIDNGEAKIDIGAMHAKSKVERNIKFSTNREDVPNGRQVWLVWVAVDRNEQGQFYGGATACEMWIDTEARRGWKLLADHVNRMDYAMKRRFMLDELGPEDRAALKTLLTTHNEEWWNASPDELKEALA; encoded by the coding sequence ATGGACCAAAACGAGCAAAACGGCAAAAAACAGATTGCCTTGAATATCGTTAGTGCAAAGAGCAAACACAAAGGCTTTGGTGCAGGCTCTATTGATCTGAACAACCTGTCTCCGGTTATTATTGATAACGGAGAGGCTAAGATCGATATTGGTGCAATGCATGCGAAGAGTAAGGTAGAACGCAACATCAAATTCTCGACCAACCGTGAGGATGTACCCAATGGACGCCAGGTATGGCTGGTATGGGTAGCTGTGGACCGTAACGAACAGGGGCAGTTCTATGGTGGAGCAACTGCATGTGAGATGTGGATTGATACCGAAGCACGGCGTGGATGGAAACTGCTGGCGGATCATGTGAATCGCATGGATTATGCCATGAAGCGCCGGTTCATGCTGGATGAACTTGGACCTGAGGATCGCGCAGCACTCAAGACGCTGCTGACTACGCATAACGAAGAATGGTGGAACGCTTCTCCGGATGAATTGAAAGAAGCACTCGCTTAA